One genomic window of Coregonus clupeaformis isolate EN_2021a chromosome 12, ASM2061545v1, whole genome shotgun sequence includes the following:
- the LOC121578609 gene encoding ankyrin repeat domain-containing protein 60, protein MSNSMAYFNTSTNRIPLQVPRPKSAMIYRDSDSKSVPRPKSAIYRDPSEKVKFSLGARLRETGEMFVVPDCQHNMRIRELKNAMELVVGIPTDFQRVCYLDKGDLYDDTTIHCNDIVPGTTVTLMIWPYHGWAELVIAAATGDVLKLKSVMSKPAPPRSSHPSAMGSMGGAPSWLSHRLFSALFISAHRGHMPAVRFLLQQGANVRGQTPLGRGALHAAAAQGQLQSIQELLVCGAQLQLEDAEGMTALRTATRWGQRKSTRQLFLFHWQERAQGVRLKPHLDETELFAHQKHDSQLRTWHRGAHAQRYMAHLGRCSRGVEGRVEVRQPGPPQNTAMRAQARRAWMGDV, encoded by the exons ATGAGCAATTCAATGGCATATTTTAACACCTCAACGAACAGGATTCCACTTCAAGTACCGAGACCCAAAAGTGCGATGATTTACCGCGACAGCGACTCGAAGAGTGTACCGAGACCCAAAAGTGCAATTTACCGTGACCCGTCGGAGAAAGTCAAGTTCAGTCTTGGTGCCAGGCTGCGTGAAACTGGAGAGATGTTCGTTGTGCCCGACTGTCAGCACAATATGAGAATCAGAGAGCTAAAAAACGCCATGGAATTAGTGGTTGGGATTCCCACAGACTTCCAGAGAGTATGCTACCTGGATAAAG GTGACCTTTATGATGACACCACTATTCACTGTAATGACATCGTCCCTGGAACTACTGTCACCCTGATGATCTGGCCTTACCATGGATGGGCTGAGCTTGTGATAGCTGCAGCTACTGGGGATGTACTCAAG CTCAAGAGTGTGATGTCCAAACCAGCACCGCCACGTTCCTCCCATCCCAGTGCTATGGGTTCTATGGGTGGAGCTCCCTCCTGGCTCTCTCACCgtctcttctctgctctgttcaTCAGTGCCCACCGTGGACACATGCCCGCTGTCCGCTTCCTGCTCCAACAAG GGGCCAACGTTAGGGGCCAGACTCCCCTGGGGCGCGGGGCCCTCCACGCGGCCGCTGCCCAGGGCCAGTTGCAGTCCATCCAGGAGCTACTGGTGTGTGGCGCCCAACTCCAACTGGAGGACGCTGAGGGCATGACAGCTCTGAGAACCGCCACGCGCTGGGGCCAGAGGAAGAGCACCCGGCAGCTCTTCCTCTTCCACTGGCAGGAGCGGGCGCAGGGTGTGCGCCTCAAGCCTCACCTGGACGAGACGGAGCTGTTCGCCCACCAGAAACATGACTCCCAGCTACGCACCTGGCACCGGGGTGCCCACGCCCAGAGATACATGGCCCACCTGGGGCGCTGTAGCCGTGGGGTGGAGGGCAGGGTGGAAGTGAGGCAGCCGGGGCCGCCGCAGAACACGGCCATGAgggcccaggcaaggagggcgtGGATGGGGGACGTGTGA